One genomic region from Clostridium saccharobutylicum DSM 13864 encodes:
- the rpmG gene encoding 50S ribosomal protein L33, giving the protein MRTRVTLACTECKQRNYDSMKNKKNDPDRLEMKKYCKFCKKHTLHRETK; this is encoded by the coding sequence ATGAGAACAAGAGTAACTTTAGCATGCACAGAGTGTAAACAAAGAAATTATGATTCAATGAAAAATAAGAAAAATGATCCAGATAGATTAGAAATGAAAAAGTATTGTAAATTCTGTAAAAAGCACACTCTTCATAGAGAAACAAAATAG
- the secE gene encoding preprotein translocase subunit SecE: MSEKSNVKTEKAVNNSNLFSFFREVKAEVKRITWPSKDEAKKAFVAVVIFTLIYTLLVGGFDFIFQNLFEMILKLK, encoded by the coding sequence ATGTCAGAAAAAAGTAATGTAAAAACTGAAAAGGCTGTTAATAATAGTAACCTATTTAGTTTTTTTAGAGAGGTTAAGGCAGAAGTTAAGAGAATAACTTGGCCTTCAAAAGATGAGGCGAAAAAAGCATTTGTTGCAGTTGTAATATTCACACTAATATACACATTATTAGTAGGTGGATTCGATTTTATTTTCCAGAACCTCTTTGAAATGATTTTAAAA